A stretch of DNA from Acidobacteriota bacterium:
GCGGTAGCTCCGGTGGATGAACCGCACTACATGATCCGCGGCGGCGGAGCGTTTTATAAATCAACCGGAGCTGACCGTATCACTTCCACTTTCAGGCAGGAGGTCGCCAAATCCACTAAGAGCCCCGGGCTCGGCTTCCGCCTCGTCCGCGAGTGAAAGGCTACGTGCTGTTTAGATCAGCACCTTATCGGCAACAAAGCTTCCAGATCCTCCCAATAATCTGATGTGCGACCTAGTCCCTGCACCATGCGCCGAAACCTGAACTTCGTGTAAAATCCGATTAGCCGTTCGAACTAGCTCTTGTGTACATCTGCCGCTAATGACTATCACGCTTTCGGAAGAAATTGGAGGACAACGAGGCCCCGAAAGGTCCTTCACGAAGGATGTCGTGCTCGCCGGCCGCGATGCAGATGAGTGCGATATCGCCTTTGACGCAAAGCGGTTTCCGATGGTTTCTCGAAAACACGGCGCTTTTCACTGGATGAACGGCGCGTGGTACATCGAGGACCTAGGGTCGAGTTACGGGATCTTCCTGAACGGCGAACGCATTTCATATCCTCGCGAGCTTGCCCCCGGAAGTGTAGTTCAGTTCGGCACTAACGGACCGAAGATACGTGTCGTCTCTTTCAAAGAAGCACGAACGGCCGAGCCGAAACCTGTTCTCGCTCCTCCGCCACCAGAGCCCGCACCGGGGATACCGCCGCCGCCGCCGGCGTGGGATTCTGCACCGAAGGTCCAGGTGCCGGTTCCACCTGCGGTCGCCCAGCCGACCTCGCAAGCGGGCCTTGCGCTTGAGTTTGTTTCCGATAGGTCGCGTGAGCCTTTTCAGATCAGGTCCGCGTCCGTTTGGGTCGGCCGCGATCCCGGTTGCGATATCATCTTCGACGCGTCGTCAGCGACCGTTTCACGGCGGCATGCGGAGATCCGCTTAGAGAATGGGCAACTACTGCTTGCGGATAACAACAGCTTCAACGGCACTCTGGTCAACGGCCAGCGCATAAGTGCGATTCGGCCGTTGGCGTCGGGCGATGAGATCCAGTTCGGGAGCGGCGGGCCGATCCTTCGCTTGCAAGGCGGGAAAAGTGTTGCACCGCCGAAGCCACCGTCGTCGCCGCAGTTTCGGGCCGATGACGCAGGCCAACGGACGATGGTGCTAAAACTCGACCCCACGGGCGGGTTGAAAGGAGCTGATCCGGCAGCGGCACAATTGATTTCTTCAAAAACGATCCCGGAGGGCGGGTCGATAACGGTCGGTCGGGCCGAGGGCTGCGAGGTGCGGCTCGATGGGCTGCAGATCTCGAATCGCCACGCGCGATTCAGCCGAAGCGGGCAGGGTATTTTGGTCGAGGACCTCGGTTCGACAAACGGCACTTTCATCAACGGCAATCGGGTGACGAAACAGCCGGTCGGGGTCGGCGATTTTGTTCAGATAGGCTCCTTCTCGCTTCGCGTTGATGCGGCCGGGACGCTCGGCGTTTTTGATGCCCGGACAAAGACCCGGATCGACGTCGTCGCCGTTTCGCACGACATCAAGGGCAGGTTCGGCGGCACAAAGGCACGGCTTCTCGATGGCATCTCGCTTTCGATCCAGCCGAACGAATTCGTCGGCTTGCTCGGGCCTTCGGGTGCGGGAAAGAGCACCTTGATGGAGGCGATGTGCGGCGTTCGCCCGGCGACGGAAGGCAGCGTTCTATTCAACAACCTCGACCTTCGCCGTCACTTCCATTCGCTCAAGCAATCGATCGGCTACGTGCCGCAGGACGACATAATTCATCGCGAGATCACGGTTTACCGGACGCTCTTCTACATCGCAAAATTGAGGCTTTCAAAGGACGCTTCTGCCGCCGAAATAAAAAAGACGATCGACGAAGTGCTCGACGTGACCGGGCTGACGGACCGACGGGACCTGCCGGTGAACAAGCTTTCGGGAGGGCAGCGAAAGCGGGTCTCGATCGCCGTCGAACTGCTGACCCGGCCCTCGGCGATCTTTCTAGACGAGCCGACCTCGGGGCTTGATCCGGCGACAGAATTTCGCATAATGCAGCTTTTCCGGCAGATCGCCGAATCGGGCCGGACGGTCGTTATGACGACGCATGCGATGGAGAACGTCGCGATGTTCGACAAGATCGCAGTGCTGATGCTCGGGAAGCTCGTTTATTTTGGCCCGCCGGCCGATGCGCTCAAGCACTTTGGAGCTGCGACCTTCCGTGAGCTGTATGACAAGCTCGAAGAGCCGGTCGAACGTGAGGCGGCCGATCGGTCCTCGGCGGACCGCTCGGCGATCGCGGGCGGAGTCGCGGAAACCTGGCGTCGGAAATTTGCCGAGACGCCGATCCATCGCGAATTCATCGAGGAACCGCTGAAACAAATTGGGGCGGTCGAATCCTCGCGGCCGGGAAAGGGCCCGAGGCTCGGCATTCTTGGCTCCATTCGCCAATTCCTGACGCTCTCGCGGCGATACATTGAGGTGCTTGCCAAGGATAAGCTCAACCTCGCGG
This window harbors:
- a CDS encoding FHA domain-containing protein — translated: MTITLSEEIGGQRGPERSFTKDVVLAGRDADECDIAFDAKRFPMVSRKHGAFHWMNGAWYIEDLGSSYGIFLNGERISYPRELAPGSVVQFGTNGPKIRVVSFKEARTAEPKPVLAPPPPEPAPGIPPPPPAWDSAPKVQVPVPPAVAQPTSQAGLALEFVSDRSREPFQIRSASVWVGRDPGCDIIFDASSATVSRRHAEIRLENGQLLLADNNSFNGTLVNGQRISAIRPLASGDEIQFGSGGPILRLQGGKSVAPPKPPSSPQFRADDAGQRTMVLKLDPTGGLKGADPAAAQLISSKTIPEGGSITVGRAEGCEVRLDGLQISNRHARFSRSGQGILVEDLGSTNGTFINGNRVTKQPVGVGDFVQIGSFSLRVDAAGTLGVFDARTKTRIDVVAVSHDIKGRFGGTKARLLDGISLSIQPNEFVGLLGPSGAGKSTLMEAMCGVRPATEGSVLFNNLDLRRHFHSLKQSIGYVPQDDIIHREITVYRTLFYIAKLRLSKDASAAEIKKTIDEVLDVTGLTDRRDLPVNKLSGGQRKRVSIAVELLTRPSAIFLDEPTSGLDPATEFRIMQLFRQIAESGRTVVMTTHAMENVAMFDKIAVLMLGKLVYFGPPADALKHFGAATFRELYDKLEEPVEREAADRSSADRSAIAGGVAETWRRKFAETPIHREFIEEPLKQIGAVESSRPGKGPRLGILGSIRQFLTLSRRYIEVLAKDKLNLAVIFLQAPIIALMTFLVLGSEQPRDFVYFILAIVSIWFGTAVAAREIIRERPVYRRERMFNLGILPYLASKLFVLGLIVSVQCVLLFGPLKFFDLVGLMPMPGELFGIPQLWATILTGLIGVALGLFISTVVRTGEMATSLVPLILVPQILFSGIVGVPTGISKVVGLTMPSSWSFDTIKRFSTLDTLEEEGADPRGPTKGQGLYKFIETENDKLIEKAERDIENYKRLGPDGVAPGDPDPLGERLKVPEIKRVPSDLSGYVTFLHPWMSDVLNQLVLMLMFWILVFSSLIALRLKDSK